The following coding sequences lie in one Rutidosis leptorrhynchoides isolate AG116_Rl617_1_P2 chromosome 6, CSIRO_AGI_Rlap_v1, whole genome shotgun sequence genomic window:
- the LOC139852764 gene encoding protein disulfide-isomerase like 2-1-like, producing MAASLIHFTLVIITLTLFVISPAVADVVTLTPDIFENEVGQDHGALVEFFTPWCGHCKKLAPEYERLGASFKKTKSVLIGKVDCDEQKDLCTKYKITGYPTILWFPERSLEPEKYDGSRNAEALVEYVNSKAGTDVKVAKVAAISTNVVVLNSLNFDDIVLNKKKDVLVEFYAPWCGHCNNLAPIYENLATAYKNEDAVVIANIDVDKYKDLGERYGIRGYPTLKFFSKDNKGGEDYDGELDLNSLVTFVNDKCGTSRNKDGQLSPTAGIVKMLDNLVKEFTSAGDDDKKEVYSKIEEEAGNLDGPLARYGKIYTKVAHSCMAKGADYAKNEIQRLERMLSKSISPVKADEFTVKKNILSAFA from the exons ATGGCAGCATCTTTGATCCATTTTACATTAGTAATTATTACCCTAACGTTGTTTGTAATCTCGCCAGCTGTTGCTGATGTCGTCACACTAACGCCAGATATCTTCGAGAATGAAGTCGGTCAAGATCATGGCGCACTTGTCGAGTTCTTCACTCCCTG GTGTGGACACTGCAAGAAGCTAGCTCCTGAATATGAACGACTTGGTGCAAGTTTTAAGAAGACTAAATCTGTTTTAATTGGAAAG GTCGATTGTGATGAACAGAAGGATCTCTGCACCAAATATAAAATCACCGGCTACCCCACCATCCTATGGTTTCCCGAAAGATCTTTAGAGCCCGAAAA GTATGATGGTTCCCGCAATGCTGAGGCATTAGTTGAGTATGTAAATAGTAAAGCAG GGACTGATGTAAAGGTAGCTAAGGTAGCTGCAATTTCCACAAATGTGGTGGTACTAAATTCACTCAACTTTGATGACATTGTATTGAATAAGAAAAAGGATGTGTTGGTTGAATTTTATGCACCCTG GTGTGGTCATTGCAATAACCTTGCTCCT atctaTGAAAATCTTGCAACTGCATATAAAAACGAGGACGCTGTAGTCATCGCCAATATTGATGTCGACAAGTACAAAGATCTTGGAGAAAG GTACGGCATACGTGGTTATCCGACATTAAAATTCTTCTCCAAGGATAACAAAGGTGGTGAAGATTACGATGGCGAACTTGATTTAAATAGTCTTGTGACCTTCGTTAATGACAAGTGCGGTACTAGCCGCAATAAGGATGGACAACTTTCCCCCACA gCTGGAATAGTTAAGATGTTGGATAACTTGGTGAAGGAGTTCACAAGTGCAGGCGATGATGATAAGAAAGAAGTATATTCCAAGATTGAAGAGGAAGCGGGAAACCTCGATGGTCCTTTggcaag ATATGGAAAGATATACACTAAAGTTGCCCATAGTTGTATGGCTAAAGGTGCTGATTACGCAAAGAATGAAATCCAACGTTTAGAACGTATGCTTTCCAAG TCAATTAGCCCGGTAAAGGCAGATGAATTCACAGTAAAGAAGAATATCTTATCTGCATTTGCTTGA